A stretch of the Mycolicibacterium celeriflavum genome encodes the following:
- a CDS encoding ParA family protein has product MSDDAGAVELGLTGRPPRNIPEPHPKTAHGPAKVIAMCNQKGGVGKTTSTINLGASLAEYGRRVLLVDLDPQGALSAGLGVPHYELEHTVHNLLVEPRVSIDDVLISTRVKNLDLVPSNIDLSAAEIQLVNEVGREQSLARALYPVLDRYDYVLIDCQPSLGLLTVNGLACSDGVIIPTECEFFSLRGLALLTDTVDKVHDRLNPKLSISGILITRYDPRTVNSREVMARVVERFGDLVFDTVITRTVRFPETSVAGEPITTWAPKSAGAQGYRLLAREVIDRFGA; this is encoded by the coding sequence ATGAGCGACGACGCGGGGGCGGTGGAGCTGGGCCTGACCGGCCGCCCACCGCGGAACATTCCCGAACCACATCCGAAGACAGCCCATGGGCCGGCGAAGGTCATCGCGATGTGCAACCAGAAGGGCGGGGTCGGCAAGACCACCTCGACCATCAACCTGGGTGCCAGCCTCGCCGAATACGGCCGCCGGGTGCTGCTGGTGGACCTCGACCCGCAGGGCGCATTGTCGGCGGGGCTCGGGGTGCCGCATTACGAACTCGAGCACACGGTGCACAACCTGCTGGTCGAACCGCGGGTGTCGATCGACGACGTGCTGATCAGCACGCGGGTCAAAAACCTGGATCTGGTGCCGAGCAACATCGACCTGTCGGCAGCGGAGATCCAGCTGGTGAACGAGGTTGGCCGCGAGCAGTCGCTGGCCCGCGCGCTGTATCCGGTGTTGGACCGCTACGACTACGTGCTCATCGACTGCCAGCCCTCGCTGGGTCTGCTCACCGTGAACGGCCTGGCGTGCAGCGACGGGGTGATCATCCCGACCGAGTGCGAGTTCTTCTCGCTGCGCGGGCTGGCGCTGCTCACCGACACCGTCGACAAGGTGCACGACAGGCTGAACCCGAAGCTGTCGATCAGCGGCATCCTGATCACCCGCTACGACCCGCGCACCGTAAACTCCCGCGAAGTGATGGCCCGAGTTGTGGAGCGCTTCGGCGACCTGGTGTTCGACACCGTCATCACCCGCACCGTGCGTTTCCCCGAGACCAGCGTCGCCGGTGAACCGATCACCACCTGGGCGCCGAAATCCGCTGGCGCGCAGGGGTATCGACTGTTGGCTCGCGAGGTCATCGACCGGTTCGGCGCGTGA
- a CDS encoding segregation/condensation protein A, whose product MNDPLTETGAAANPDSDESSPSGFQVRLSNFEGPFDLLLQLIFAHRLDVTEVALHRVTDDFIAYTKAIGAQMELDETTAFLVIAATLLDLKAARLLPAGEVHDEEDLALLEVRDLLFARLLQYRAFKHVAEMFAELEAAALRSYPRSVALEDRYSELLPEVMIGVDAQDFAQIAATAFTPRPVPTVSTDHLHHAAVSVPEQIGNLMALLESRGIGRWASFRDLVADCEAPIEIVGRFLALLELYRARAVAFEQPEPLGVLQISWTGERPTNQHLAVEEDQYG is encoded by the coding sequence GTGAATGACCCTCTGACGGAGACCGGCGCAGCGGCAAACCCGGATTCCGACGAGTCTTCGCCGTCCGGATTCCAGGTCCGGCTCAGCAATTTCGAGGGCCCATTCGACCTGCTGCTGCAGTTGATCTTCGCGCACCGCCTCGACGTCACCGAGGTGGCGTTGCACCGGGTGACCGACGACTTCATCGCCTACACCAAGGCGATCGGTGCCCAGATGGAACTCGACGAGACCACCGCGTTCCTGGTGATCGCGGCGACGCTGCTCGACCTGAAAGCCGCCCGGCTGTTGCCCGCCGGCGAGGTGCACGACGAAGAGGATCTCGCCCTGCTCGAGGTGCGCGACCTGCTGTTCGCCCGGCTGCTTCAATACCGTGCGTTCAAACATGTGGCGGAGATGTTCGCCGAGTTGGAGGCTGCGGCGCTGCGCAGCTACCCGCGCTCAGTAGCGCTGGAGGACCGCTACTCCGAACTTCTGCCGGAAGTGATGATCGGCGTCGACGCACAGGACTTCGCGCAGATCGCCGCGACCGCGTTCACGCCCAGGCCGGTGCCGACGGTGAGCACTGACCATCTGCACCACGCGGCGGTGTCGGTGCCCGAGCAGATCGGTAACCTGATGGCGCTGCTGGAGAGCCGCGGGATCGGCCGGTGGGCCTCCTTCCGGGATCTGGTGGCCGACTGTGAGGCGCCGATCGAGATCGTCGGGCGGTTCCTGGCGCTGCTCGAGCTCTACCGCGCCCGAGCGGTAGCATTCGAACAACCTGAACCGCTTGGTGTGCTGCAGATTTCGTGGACCGGTGAGCGGCCGACGAACCAGCACCTGGCGGTGGAAGAAGATCAGTATGGATAG
- the scpB gene encoding SMC-Scp complex subunit ScpB → MEDSELGAVLEALLLVVDTPATVEQLASVVEQPPYRVAAKLAAMAQEFADRDSGIDLREAGGGWRMYTRSRYAPYVERLLLDGARSKLTRAALETLAVVAYRQPVTRARVSAVRGVNVDAVMRTLMARGLITEAGTDPDSGAVTFATTELFLERLGLSSLADLPDIAPLLPDVDVIDDLSETLDEDPRFIKLSGAPAPEQPLSFDVDTDTNG, encoded by the coding sequence ATGGAGGACTCGGAACTGGGCGCGGTGCTCGAGGCGCTGCTGCTGGTGGTCGACACCCCGGCGACCGTCGAACAACTCGCCTCGGTGGTCGAGCAGCCGCCGTACCGGGTGGCGGCCAAACTGGCCGCGATGGCCCAGGAGTTCGCCGACCGCGACAGCGGCATCGACCTGCGCGAGGCGGGCGGTGGCTGGCGGATGTACACGCGGTCGCGCTACGCGCCATACGTGGAGCGACTGCTGCTCGACGGCGCGCGCTCCAAGCTGACCCGCGCGGCGCTGGAGACACTGGCCGTGGTCGCCTACCGGCAGCCGGTGACCCGCGCCCGGGTGAGTGCGGTGCGGGGCGTCAACGTCGACGCGGTGATGCGCACGCTGATGGCGCGTGGCCTGATCACCGAGGCGGGCACCGATCCCGACTCGGGCGCAGTGACGTTCGCGACCACCGAACTGTTCCTCGAGCGGTTGGGGCTGTCGTCGCTGGCCGATCTGCCCGACATCGCACCGCTGCTGCCCGACGTCGACGTGATCGACGACCTCAGTGAAACCCTCGACGAGGACCCGCGTTTCATCAAACTCAGCGGTGCCCCGGCGCCCGAGCAGCCGCTGTCCTTCGACGTGGACACCGATACGAATGGCTGA